A genomic window from Anoplolepis gracilipes chromosome 6, ASM4749672v1, whole genome shotgun sequence includes:
- the Nopo gene encoding uncharacterized protein Nopo, with protein sequence MNIVCVICSELLVPSDDVFHTPCRHIFHYGCLIQWLERSKTCPQCRERTTESKIHRIYFNFSNSDSILEDPTSLQSKIDNMTFQLQLKDQNINNLTETKEKLETQTVGLRREVKQIESEINGKNSAIHALKEQIKFYKRQCQDTDAYKKEIEQLKKDIESLKNLQILLDASVDEVDDIMAMTSDIDKLKIYIAAMKKHMKTDMQKRRELRDKVKSLQLQLMRVTATCKSLSEEHVKRKELDKQLLICESEKITLQSQLLDMQANAFKCACNKISAEKQDTLKVHKDSNSEPKSNDITNESLVMLDVTPNIEKSDSCIIIESDNVKIAPQHVQSQGFFSMKSQGIKRSNSNSNLKVPSILAKKSKFNASTQKSISGRGTFDGFGGHAKYDKFPSPIPSSYIKKIREEGKTKRSKLDVGNNQKLIDVLASNII encoded by the exons ATGAATATAGTGTGTGTGATTTGTAGTGAATTACTAGTACCATCTGATGACGTTTTTCACACGCCATGtagacatatttttcattacggATGTTTGATACAATGGCTTgaaag ATCAAAGACTTGTCCACAATGCCGAGAAAGAACAACTGAGAGCAAGATACAcaggatatattttaatttctcaaatagTGATAGTATCCTAGAAGATCCCACATCTTTACAgagtaaaattgataatatgaCTTTTCAACTGCAGTTAAAGgaccaaaatatcaataatcttACGGAAACCAAGGAAAAGTTAGAGACACAAACAGTTGGTTTAAGACGAGAAGTTAAACAGATTGAGAGTGAAATAAATGGCAAAAATAGTGCCATTCATGCGTTGAAGGAGCAAATCAAGTTTTATAAACGACAATGTCAAGATACAGATGCTtataagaaagagatagaacaGTTGAAGAAAGAtattgaaagtttaaaaaa cTTGCAGATTTTGCTAGATGCTTCTGTAGATGAAGTGGATGATATAATGGCAATGACTTCTGACATTGACAAACTTAAGATATACATAGCAGCaatgaaaaa acaTATGAAGACTGATATGCAAAAAAGGAGAGAATTAAGAGATAAAGTTAAAAGTTTACAACTGCAATTAATGCGAGTTACTGCAACGTGCAAATCTTTGTCAGAGGAACATGTTAAACGAAA AGAATTGGACAAACAATTGCTTATCTGTGAAAGTGAAAAGATAACTCTTCAAAGTCAGCTTCTTGATATGCAGGCAAATGCCTTTAAATGTGcctgtaataaaatatctgcaGAGAAGCAAGACACTTTGAAAGTACATAAGGACTCTAATTCCGAACCGAAATCTAATGACATTACGAATGAAAGTCTAGTGATGCTTGATGTTACTCCAAATATTGAAAAGAGTGATAGTTGCATTATTATAGAATCG gataatgttaaaattgcTCCACAACACGTACAATCACAAGGTTTTTTTTCGATGAAGAGTCAAGGTATTAAAAGGAGCAATTCTAATAGCAATTTAAAAGTACCTTCTATACTTGCGAAAAAATCGAAGTTTAATGCATCAACTCaa aaatctATCAGTGGTCGTGGTACTTTTGATGGTTTTGGGGGACATGCCAAGTATGATAAATTTCCTAGTCCAATTCCTagttcatatataaaaaaaatcagagaagAAGGGAAGACAAAGAGATCGAAACTTGATGTTGGTAACAATCAGAAACTCATTGATGTACTAGCTAGTAACATAATATAG